In Paenibacillus larvae subsp. larvae, the following proteins share a genomic window:
- a CDS encoding copper ion binding protein produces the protein MEKVTLQVEGMSCGHCVKSVEGAVKEAGGKAKVSLETKSVEVEYDAGKANLEAIKEAIEEQGYDVK, from the coding sequence ATGGAAAAAGTAACTTTGCAAGTGGAAGGCATGTCTTGCGGGCATTGTGTCAAATCAGTCGAGGGAGCGGTCAAGGAAGCGGGTGGCAAGGCCAAAGTGAGCCTCGAAACCAAGTCTGTTGAAGTGGAATATGATGCCGGGAAAGCAAATCTTGAAGCGATCAAAGAAGCCATTGAAGAACAAGGTTACGACGTGAAATAA
- a CDS encoding thymidylate synthase, protein MSKNEQAYLELCRHVLEHGEIKEDRTGTGTVSLFGYQMRFNLQEGFPLLTTKRIPFRLIVSELLWFIKGDTNIRYLLEHNNHIWDEWAFKHYVESSSYQGPDMTDFGLRSQRDEAFLIQYEEQMNKFTERILKDPQFALEFGDLGNVYGKQWRAWKTSNGQTIDQLRDIINTIKINPDSRRLIVSAWNPEDIPSMVLPPCHTLFQFYVTRGRLSCQLYQRSADIFLGVPFNIASYALLTHLIAHECGIEAGEFIHTLGDAHVYSNHVDQVKLQLSREPKQLPSLYINPEVSSVFDAVVGDIRLEGYDPHPSIKAPVAV, encoded by the coding sequence ATGAGTAAAAACGAACAGGCTTACTTGGAACTTTGCCGCCACGTACTGGAGCACGGAGAAATAAAAGAGGATCGCACCGGTACAGGAACGGTCTCTCTTTTTGGGTATCAGATGAGATTTAACCTTCAGGAAGGGTTTCCGCTGCTCACGACCAAACGGATACCTTTCCGGCTGATTGTCAGTGAACTGCTTTGGTTTATCAAGGGAGATACCAATATACGATATTTACTTGAACATAATAACCACATTTGGGATGAGTGGGCTTTTAAACATTATGTGGAAAGCTCTAGCTACCAGGGGCCGGATATGACGGATTTCGGCCTCCGCTCTCAAAGGGATGAAGCCTTCCTGATTCAATATGAAGAGCAGATGAATAAGTTTACGGAACGAATTCTGAAGGACCCGCAATTTGCCCTGGAATTCGGGGATTTGGGAAATGTATACGGGAAACAATGGAGGGCATGGAAAACCTCTAACGGCCAAACCATCGACCAACTGCGGGATATCATAAATACCATCAAGATTAATCCTGATTCCCGGAGGCTGATTGTCTCTGCCTGGAATCCAGAAGATATTCCGTCCATGGTTCTCCCGCCCTGCCATACCCTGTTTCAGTTCTATGTGACACGGGGCAGGTTATCGTGTCAATTGTATCAGCGGAGTGCGGATATTTTCTTGGGGGTTCCTTTCAATATAGCCAGTTATGCTTTGCTCACCCATTTAATTGCCCACGAATGCGGGATTGAGGCGGGAGAATTCATTCATACGCTGGGTGACGCTCATGTTTATTCCAATCATGTAGACCAGGTAAAGCTTCAGCTCAGCCGTGAACCTAAACAGCTGCCAAGCCTTTATATTAATCCGGAGGTTTCTTCTGTATTTGATGCTGTAGTGGGGGATATCCGCCTGGAAGGGTACGATCCGCATCCGTCTATTAAAGCTCCGGTAGCTGTATAA
- a CDS encoding anti-sigma factor domain-containing protein: MNKGIVMEISGNTLIVMQPNGIFNRIPRGTREVEIGEEVSFTEESLIKKRTFNWKLVSSLTAAVFLFVILATGLIGLVPGPQVVAYVSMDINPSIEVGIDKKEIVLEATGLNKDGEKLISMITYKGKTLQEVVREILEVADDSKGALGKSEGDIIISSTLVGDKESLDDDLLAKDLKDSVNRYLETEHKDQMNGFTVTAFSVPNELREAAALKGISAGKYAIYLNAKNQGTNLSLDDFKEQSVYKLAAQYGGIQKWVSQDVALTKTGFRELVDDERTGKLDKRVKEKQEQEKDLTEGGMAKPGMEAGQDGNQTTIPEPQKDDINEEKDKTGQTQKPTPTPSSGEATKLKPRQPNKTPTDSKSKPSEDSLK, from the coding sequence ATGAATAAAGGAATTGTCATGGAGATCAGTGGCAATACACTCATCGTGATGCAGCCAAACGGAATATTCAACCGAATTCCTCGGGGAACTAGAGAAGTAGAGATTGGGGAAGAAGTAAGTTTCACTGAAGAAAGTCTTATTAAAAAGCGTACGTTCAATTGGAAACTGGTCTCAAGTTTAACTGCAGCTGTGTTTCTTTTCGTAATCCTGGCAACGGGTTTGATCGGCCTTGTCCCAGGACCCCAGGTTGTGGCCTATGTCTCCATGGATATCAATCCAAGTATAGAAGTGGGTATTGATAAAAAAGAGATTGTACTTGAAGCCACGGGTTTGAATAAAGACGGGGAAAAGCTGATTTCCATGATAACCTATAAGGGAAAGACACTCCAGGAAGTGGTAAGGGAAATTTTAGAAGTGGCTGATGATTCTAAAGGTGCTCTTGGCAAATCGGAAGGGGATATTATTATTTCCAGTACCCTGGTAGGGGATAAAGAATCCTTGGACGATGACTTGCTGGCCAAAGACCTCAAGGATAGCGTAAACCGTTATTTGGAAACAGAGCATAAGGACCAGATGAACGGGTTCACGGTTACGGCTTTCTCTGTTCCTAATGAATTAAGGGAAGCCGCGGCTCTTAAGGGAATCTCTGCTGGTAAATATGCTATTTATTTGAATGCAAAAAACCAGGGAACCAACCTTTCTCTGGATGATTTCAAGGAGCAATCTGTTTATAAGCTGGCTGCCCAATACGGTGGAATTCAAAAATGGGTGAGCCAGGATGTAGCTTTAACCAAAACCGGGTTTCGGGAGCTTGTGGATGACGAGCGGACCGGCAAACTGGATAAACGGGTGAAGGAGAAGCAGGAGCAAGAAAAAGATCTGACAGAAGGCGGAATGGCCAAACCCGGGATGGAAGCAGGTCAGGATGGAAATCAAACGACAATTCCTGAACCCCAGAAAGACGATATAAATGAGGAAAAGGACAAAACCGGGCAAACCCAAAAACCTACGCCGACCCCCTCTTCCGGGGAGGCCACAAAGCTGAAACCAAGGCAGCCTAATAAAACACCCACGGATTCAAAATCAAAGCCTTCTGAAGATTCGTTAAAATAA
- a CDS encoding dihydrofolate reductase, with amino-acid sequence MLSYMLAMDRQRGIGVRNQLPWHLPEDLKYFKRVTMGKDIIMGRKTYESIGKPLPGRKNIILTQNKGYRAEGCTVVHSPREALAVSSTEEVFVIGGAEIFRLLWPRADRLYITRIEETFEADTFFPDISPSEWVKISSEQGIKDERNPYTYYFEVYERKDG; translated from the coding sequence ATGCTTTCTTATATGTTAGCTATGGACAGACAGCGGGGGATCGGTGTCCGTAATCAGCTTCCCTGGCATTTGCCCGAAGATCTGAAATATTTTAAACGGGTCACGATGGGAAAAGATATTATCATGGGACGTAAGACTTATGAATCTATTGGTAAACCGCTGCCGGGAAGAAAAAATATAATTTTAACCCAAAATAAGGGGTACCGCGCAGAAGGATGTACGGTGGTTCATTCTCCCCGGGAAGCCCTTGCCGTTTCGTCTACGGAGGAAGTGTTTGTAATCGGAGGAGCGGAGATTTTTCGGCTTCTCTGGCCGCGTGCGGACCGGCTGTATATCACCCGGATTGAGGAAACGTTTGAGGCGGACACCTTTTTTCCGGACATTTCTCCTTCGGAATGGGTAAAAATCTCTTCCGAGCAGGGAATCAAGGATGAACGAAATCCTTATACGTATTACTTTGAAGTTTACGAAAGAAAAGACGGATAA
- the gcvH gene encoding glycine cleavage system protein GcvH, with protein sequence MSQVLPDLLYTKEHEWVKVLSDNLVRIGITDFAQAQLGDIVFVELPQEGANVTADESIGSVESVKTVSDIFCPVNGVVKSVNKTLETSPEVANTNPYEDGWLAEVEVSVPEALKELLTAEQYQAFTDGE encoded by the coding sequence GTGAGCCAAGTGTTACCTGATCTGTTATATACCAAAGAACATGAATGGGTGAAAGTACTTTCCGATAATCTGGTACGCATCGGAATTACCGATTTTGCCCAGGCACAGCTGGGAGATATCGTATTTGTGGAGCTTCCGCAGGAAGGGGCTAACGTGACTGCTGATGAGAGCATTGGAAGCGTAGAGTCTGTTAAAACCGTATCGGATATTTTCTGTCCCGTGAACGGTGTGGTAAAGAGTGTAAACAAGACTCTGGAAACTTCTCCGGAAGTGGCAAATACGAACCCTTATGAAGATGGCTGGCTTGCAGAGGTAGAAGTATCCGTTCCCGAAGCTTTGAAGGAACTGCTTACGGCTGAGCAATACCAGGCATTTACCGACGGAGAATAA
- a CDS encoding ATP-binding protein has protein sequence MTDIRQLYLQHLHQFVTGGSEDSMGYRSVLGPVLTAYLPEDLIAMHEECMLSIIRHADAEEALRMYHKSFLFLMELIAYCRIGSREAAAATDWRELLLQSEHSARTVKSKYENVLQHMDSGIALFDQDGYLTFANVKLGQFLGIPRRSILGYHFYHLIRHPDLGKSTKRLLYKLYKEMIVLGNPFQEVTNLRGRHLLVTAKFDDELDGDILISVKDVTEFKKIEQSAYYNDKLAMLGKIAAAIAHEIRNPLTSIRGFIQLLQPELSKLGKEDYGKIIIDEIDRANDIIYEFLNSSKPTKPVKQKILISSLLKEVVMLFESEALLRGCQIKITEADSDLWVRVDTKQLKQVFSNLVKNAVEILTASGEGQQGMIEIKAKKKEKQAFIQVRDNGPGMDEHTLSRLFDPFFTTKEEGTGLGLSVSYNIIKNHGGTIVAESEKGRGTVFNIELPLEGGMANCATGFLK, from the coding sequence ATGACTGATATTCGTCAGCTTTACCTTCAACATTTACACCAATTTGTGACGGGTGGAAGTGAAGACAGTATGGGTTACCGGTCTGTTTTAGGTCCCGTACTGACGGCGTACTTGCCGGAAGACCTCATTGCCATGCATGAAGAATGTATGCTGTCTATCATCCGTCATGCAGATGCAGAAGAAGCGCTTCGTATGTATCATAAATCTTTCCTGTTCCTTATGGAATTGATTGCTTATTGCCGGATAGGATCCAGAGAAGCTGCCGCCGCCACGGACTGGAGAGAGCTGCTGCTGCAAAGTGAACATTCAGCCCGGACGGTAAAAAGCAAATATGAAAATGTACTGCAACATATGGATAGCGGAATCGCCTTGTTTGATCAAGATGGCTACCTGACTTTTGCGAATGTGAAACTTGGTCAATTTCTGGGGATTCCCAGACGAAGTATTTTAGGATATCATTTTTACCATTTGATCCGTCATCCGGATCTGGGAAAAAGCACGAAAAGGCTTCTGTATAAGCTGTACAAAGAAATGATCGTGTTAGGGAACCCTTTTCAGGAAGTTACCAATTTACGGGGCAGGCACCTTCTGGTTACGGCTAAATTTGACGATGAATTGGACGGAGACATTCTGATAAGTGTTAAGGATGTAACAGAATTTAAGAAAATCGAGCAATCCGCATACTATAATGATAAGCTGGCCATGCTTGGCAAGATAGCTGCGGCTATTGCCCATGAAATCCGTAACCCGCTTACATCGATACGGGGATTTATTCAACTTCTTCAGCCGGAACTAAGCAAACTGGGGAAGGAGGATTATGGGAAAATTATTATTGATGAAATTGACCGGGCTAATGATATCATTTATGAGTTTTTAAATTCGTCGAAGCCTACCAAGCCCGTTAAGCAAAAAATTCTTATTTCTTCCTTGCTTAAAGAAGTGGTGATGCTGTTTGAAAGCGAAGCATTACTCCGGGGGTGCCAAATCAAAATTACAGAGGCGGATTCGGATTTATGGGTTAGGGTGGATACCAAGCAGTTGAAGCAAGTATTCTCGAACTTAGTCAAAAACGCGGTTGAAATCCTGACGGCATCAGGGGAAGGCCAGCAGGGAATGATTGAAATCAAAGCCAAGAAGAAAGAAAAGCAAGCCTTTATACAAGTGAGGGATAACGGACCAGGCATGGATGAACATACTCTTTCCAGGCTGTTTGATCCGTTTTTTACAACAAAAGAGGAAGGGACCGGGCTTGGGTTGTCTGTAAGCTATAACATTATCAAAAATCATGGAGGGACCATTGTAGCGGAAAGCGAGAAAGGCCGGGGAACGGTTTTTAACATTGAGCTGCCATTGGAAGGGGGCATGGCTAACTGTGCAACCGGATTTCTGAAATGA
- the gcvPA gene encoding aminomethyl-transferring glycine dehydrogenase subunit GcvPA produces the protein MLHRYLPMTEQDQTDMLKTIGITSIDELFADIPEEIRYKGRLRVSEAMDEQALLRYMHRLAGKNADTQRHTSFLGAGIYDHHLPVIINHVISRSEFYTAYTPYQPEISQGELQAIFEFQSYICELTGMAVANASMYDGPTALTEAGALAASATGRGRVVISRSVHPEARKILRTTAPGLNLDIAEIPVKGGVTDLESLASAISSDTAAVIVQSPNFFGCIEDIRAVEPLIHQAGGLLVVSANPLTLGLLEAPGKLGADIVVGDCQPLGIAASLGGPTCGYFAVTNKWMRRMPGRIVGQTVDRDGKRGFVLTLQAREQHIRREKATSNICSNQALLALCASVYLSAMGKQGIQEVARLNVQKAHYAAARLEEVTGISLAFKEDSFFNEFVIKLPEGTDLTALNLKLLEKGFIGGYDLGLDDPALKHHMLIAVTEQRTKEDIDQFTQALEGLL, from the coding sequence ATGTTGCACCGATATTTACCGATGACAGAGCAGGATCAGACCGATATGCTGAAAACAATCGGCATCACTTCCATTGATGAATTATTCGCAGATATCCCCGAGGAAATCCGTTATAAAGGACGACTCCGGGTTTCCGAAGCCATGGACGAACAGGCTCTCCTTCGCTATATGCACCGTCTTGCCGGGAAGAACGCCGATACTCAGCGGCATACTTCTTTCCTTGGAGCCGGTATTTATGATCACCATCTTCCGGTCATCATTAATCATGTAATTTCCCGTTCTGAATTTTATACAGCCTATACGCCTTATCAGCCTGAAATCAGCCAGGGAGAACTTCAGGCCATCTTTGAATTTCAATCTTACATTTGTGAATTGACCGGCATGGCTGTTGCCAATGCTTCCATGTATGACGGTCCGACCGCACTTACGGAAGCGGGTGCACTCGCCGCCTCCGCAACCGGACGCGGCCGAGTCGTGATCTCCCGCTCCGTTCATCCGGAAGCAAGAAAGATCCTAAGGACTACCGCCCCCGGGTTGAATCTTGATATCGCCGAGATTCCGGTCAAAGGCGGGGTTACCGACCTGGAATCACTCGCTTCCGCGATCAGCAGCGATACTGCTGCCGTAATCGTACAATCACCGAATTTCTTCGGGTGTATCGAAGATATCAGGGCTGTGGAACCGCTGATCCACCAGGCAGGGGGACTGCTTGTGGTGAGCGCCAACCCGCTTACACTCGGACTTCTGGAAGCACCGGGCAAGCTAGGAGCCGATATTGTAGTCGGAGATTGTCAGCCGCTTGGCATTGCCGCTTCACTGGGCGGTCCGACCTGCGGTTACTTCGCCGTCACGAACAAGTGGATGCGCCGTATGCCGGGCCGGATCGTCGGCCAGACCGTGGACCGCGACGGAAAGCGTGGTTTCGTGCTTACCCTGCAAGCCAGGGAGCAGCACATCCGCCGTGAGAAAGCGACAAGTAACATTTGTTCAAACCAGGCGCTTCTGGCCCTTTGTGCCTCGGTCTATCTGTCCGCTATGGGCAAACAGGGGATTCAAGAGGTGGCCAGGCTGAATGTACAAAAGGCCCATTATGCAGCCGCCAGACTCGAAGAAGTAACTGGTATCAGCCTTGCTTTCAAGGAAGACAGTTTCTTTAATGAATTCGTGATCAAATTGCCGGAGGGAACAGATTTAACCGCCCTTAATCTGAAGCTGCTGGAAAAAGGTTTCATCGGCGGCTACGATCTGGGGCTGGACGATCCCGCTCTGAAGCATCACATGCTGATTGCCGTAACTGAGCAAAGGACAAAAGAAGATATCGATCAATTTACGCAAGCATTGGAGGGTCTGTTATGA
- a CDS encoding metal-sensitive transcriptional regulator — protein sequence MEHANESPMLERKSHHSDKTKNSLVTRLNRIEGQIRGVKGMIEKDTYCDDVLNQLAAIQSALNGVGKLLLEHHMKSCVINRIQNGEPEVIDELLITVNKLIK from the coding sequence ATGGAGCATGCGAATGAATCACCGATGCTGGAACGCAAGAGCCATCATTCGGATAAGACAAAGAATAGCCTCGTAACCAGATTGAACCGGATTGAGGGACAGATCCGGGGTGTTAAAGGAATGATTGAGAAAGATACTTATTGCGATGATGTACTCAACCAGCTCGCTGCCATCCAATCTGCCCTCAATGGCGTTGGAAAGCTGCTGCTGGAGCATCATATGAAAAGCTGCGTCATAAACCGGATTCAAAATGGGGAGCCTGAAGTGATTGACGAACTCCTCATTACCGTAAACAAACTGATAAAATAA
- the gcvPB gene encoding aminomethyl-transferring glycine dehydrogenase subunit GcvPB, translated as MSENKHDKALIFEMSSPGRVGYSLPDCDVPEQDLDSLIPKALQREKPAELPEVYEVDVIRHYTALSRRNFGIDNGFYPLGSCTMKYNPKINEDIARIAGFAHIHPYQPEESIQGALELLYNLQQDLAEITGMDQVTLQPAAGAHGEWTGLMMIRAYHESRGEKRTKVIVPDSAHGTNPASASSAGFDTVTVKSNERGLVNLDELKIVVGPDTAALMLTNPNTLGLFEEDITEIARVVHEAGGLLYYDGANANAIMGITRPGDMGFDVVHMNLHKTMSTPHGGGGPGAGPVGVKSRLIPYLPAPIVDKREDGTFYLNSDFPESIGRVKSFYGNFGILVRAYTYIRTYGPDGLCKVSEYAVLNANYMLKRLAPYFDVPFNRFCKHEFVLSGTRQKKLGVKTLDMAKRLLDFGYHPPTIYFLLNVEECIMIEPTETESKETLDGFIDTMIRIANESEENPELVINAPYTTTVSRLDEAGAARKPILNCSCG; from the coding sequence ATGAGCGAGAACAAACACGACAAAGCGCTTATTTTTGAAATGAGCAGCCCGGGCCGGGTAGGATATTCCCTTCCTGACTGCGATGTTCCGGAACAGGATTTGGACAGCCTGATCCCGAAAGCTTTGCAGCGAGAGAAACCTGCTGAGCTTCCTGAAGTATACGAAGTGGATGTCATCCGCCATTATACTGCCTTGTCCCGTCGTAACTTCGGAATTGATAACGGTTTTTATCCGCTTGGCTCTTGTACGATGAAATATAACCCTAAAATTAATGAGGATATAGCCCGCATTGCCGGATTTGCCCATATTCATCCTTATCAGCCTGAAGAATCCATACAGGGAGCGCTTGAGCTTCTATACAATCTGCAGCAGGATCTTGCCGAGATCACGGGCATGGATCAGGTTACGTTGCAGCCTGCTGCCGGGGCGCACGGAGAATGGACCGGATTGATGATGATCCGCGCTTATCATGAAAGCCGTGGAGAAAAGCGGACCAAAGTCATCGTTCCGGATTCCGCTCACGGGACGAATCCTGCCAGTGCTTCCTCCGCAGGCTTTGATACGGTGACGGTAAAATCAAACGAACGCGGACTTGTAAATCTGGATGAGCTTAAGATCGTAGTTGGTCCGGATACGGCAGCCCTGATGTTGACTAATCCGAATACACTGGGACTGTTTGAAGAAGATATAACGGAGATTGCCCGAGTAGTCCATGAAGCCGGAGGCCTCCTGTACTATGACGGGGCTAACGCCAACGCTATCATGGGTATCACCCGTCCCGGAGACATGGGCTTCGATGTGGTTCACATGAACCTGCACAAAACGATGAGTACCCCTCACGGCGGCGGGGGGCCCGGTGCCGGTCCTGTCGGGGTAAAGAGCAGACTGATTCCGTATCTTCCCGCACCAATCGTAGATAAAAGAGAGGACGGAACTTTCTATCTCAATTCCGATTTTCCCGAGTCTATCGGACGGGTTAAAAGCTTTTACGGAAACTTTGGCATTCTGGTGCGCGCCTATACTTATATCCGGACATACGGGCCAGATGGACTGTGTAAAGTATCGGAATATGCCGTATTGAACGCCAACTACATGTTAAAGCGGCTTGCCCCTTATTTTGATGTACCGTTCAACCGCTTCTGCAAACATGAATTCGTGCTTTCCGGTACCCGCCAAAAAAAGCTGGGTGTAAAAACGTTGGACATGGCCAAACGGCTGCTTGACTTCGGTTATCATCCGCCTACCATTTACTTCCTGCTTAATGTGGAAGAATGCATCATGATCGAGCCTACGGAAACTGAAAGCAAAGAGACGCTGGATGGCTTTATCGATACCATGATTAGAATCGCCAATGAATCCGAAGAAAACCCGGAACTCGTCATCAATGCTCCGTATACAACAACCGTAAGCCGTCTGGATGAGGCTGGGGCAGCCCGCAAGCCCATACTGAACTGCAGCTGCGGGTAA
- a CDS encoding universal stress protein has translation MCFQHVLVAYDGSNLSKKALKKAAEYAKRDPDIALEVIHVLYLPSSIMGSAFVVAPPTYEEEIEQETKQMLQEIREELKELPNPVKVELLKGNPAEQILKHTEAGNYDLIVMGSRGLGPIREFILGSVSHNVVQRAKIPVLIVK, from the coding sequence ATGTGTTTCCAACATGTCCTAGTAGCTTATGATGGGTCTAATCTTTCCAAAAAGGCTTTAAAAAAAGCGGCAGAGTATGCCAAAAGAGATCCGGATATTGCTCTTGAGGTCATTCATGTGCTGTATCTGCCTTCCTCCATTATGGGATCTGCTTTTGTAGTGGCTCCGCCGACTTATGAAGAAGAAATTGAACAAGAAACCAAACAAATGCTCCAGGAAATTAGGGAGGAGCTTAAAGAGCTTCCTAATCCGGTAAAAGTGGAACTGCTCAAAGGGAACCCGGCCGAGCAGATTCTGAAACATACGGAAGCAGGCAATTATGATTTGATTGTGATGGGAAGCCGCGGGCTCGGTCCTATCCGAGAATTTATTTTGGGAAGCGTCAGCCATAACGTTGTACAGCGGGCCAAGATTCCTGTTTTAATTGTGAAATAA
- a CDS encoding PfkB family carbohydrate kinase, giving the protein MAISGKISVIGSLNMDLVQQVRNFPKPGETTPAMKTSYCPGGKGANQAVAVSLSGTVVNMLGAVGSDAFGEKLVNQHQMICQYCRQPVK; this is encoded by the coding sequence TTGGCGATAAGTGGGAAGATATCGGTGATTGGCAGCTTAAATATGGACTTGGTACAGCAGGTTCGGAACTTTCCAAAGCCTGGAGAGACAACTCCGGCGATGAAGACAAGCTATTGCCCCGGAGGTAAGGGGGCCAATCAGGCGGTTGCGGTTTCCTTGTCCGGTACGGTAGTGAACATGCTGGGGGCTGTCGGTTCTGACGCATTTGGAGAGAAACTGGTTAACCAACATCAGATGATTTGCCAATATTGTAGACAACCAGTTAAGTAG
- the gcvT gene encoding glycine cleavage system aminomethyltransferase GcvT, which yields MLKRTPLYPVYEQYGAKPIDFGGWELPVQFSGIQREHEAVRSHAGLFDVSHMGEVFVSGPDSLSFLQHLTTNDLSKIQDGQCQYTLMCYPDGGVVDDLLIYRLSEHKYMAVINASNIEKDLEWIQQHNKSGVKLDNVSDRTALLALQGPLAETVLMKLVEPGQHEKIRELKPFRFVQDVAVSGKRAILSRTGYTGEDGFELYVESGDAVYLWNELLRVGEPEGLIPAGLGARDTLRFEARLPLYGQELSADISPLEAGLSFFVKLDKGDFIGRKALSLQKEQGVPRKLAGVELLERGIPRSHYPVYADGKQIGEITTGTQSPTLKKSVGLALIDSAYSALDTELYVEIRGRQIKAKVVKTPFYKRAGK from the coding sequence ATGTTAAAACGAACTCCCCTCTACCCCGTTTACGAGCAGTACGGTGCAAAACCGATTGATTTTGGCGGCTGGGAACTGCCTGTACAATTCTCCGGCATTCAAAGGGAGCATGAGGCTGTCCGCAGCCATGCCGGACTTTTTGACGTTTCCCACATGGGCGAAGTGTTTGTTTCCGGCCCTGATTCTCTATCCTTCCTTCAACATCTGACTACCAACGATTTAAGCAAAATTCAAGACGGACAATGTCAATATACCCTTATGTGCTATCCGGACGGAGGAGTGGTCGATGATCTTTTAATTTACCGTCTTAGTGAACACAAATATATGGCGGTTATCAACGCCTCCAATATTGAAAAAGACCTTGAATGGATACAGCAGCATAATAAGTCGGGAGTAAAACTCGATAACGTTTCGGACCGGACCGCACTTCTCGCTCTTCAAGGACCGCTTGCCGAAACTGTACTGATGAAGCTGGTGGAACCGGGTCAACATGAGAAAATCCGTGAGCTGAAGCCCTTCCGTTTCGTCCAGGATGTCGCCGTTAGCGGGAAGCGTGCCATTCTTTCCCGGACCGGATATACCGGAGAGGACGGATTTGAGCTGTATGTGGAAAGCGGTGATGCGGTTTACCTGTGGAACGAACTGCTGCGGGTCGGAGAACCCGAAGGGCTGATTCCTGCGGGCCTGGGTGCACGCGATACACTTCGTTTCGAAGCACGGCTTCCCCTATATGGACAAGAGCTCTCTGCTGATATTTCACCACTTGAAGCCGGTTTATCTTTCTTCGTCAAGCTTGACAAAGGAGATTTTATCGGACGGAAAGCGCTTTCCTTACAAAAAGAGCAGGGTGTTCCCCGCAAGCTGGCAGGTGTGGAATTACTGGAACGGGGTATTCCCCGGAGCCATTATCCGGTATATGCAGACGGTAAACAAATCGGGGAAATCACTACAGGTACCCAATCCCCAACCCTGAAAAAAAGTGTAGGGCTTGCTTTAATCGACAGTGCTTACTCGGCCCTGGATACTGAGCTGTATGTAGAGATTCGCGGCAGGCAGATAAAAGCCAAAGTAGTCAAAACCCCATTCTATAAACGGGCAGGCAAGTGA